From the Ctenopharyngodon idella isolate HZGC_01 chromosome 3, HZGC01, whole genome shotgun sequence genome, one window contains:
- the LOC127509343 gene encoding E3 ubiquitin-protein ligase TRIM35-like encodes MVKMASLYEDDLSCPVCHEIFNAPVVLSCSHSFCKECLQQFWRTKETQECPVCRRRSSRDDPPNNLVLKNLCESFLKERNERRSSGSEEICSLHSEKLKLFCLEDKQPVCLVCRDSQKHDNHTFRPISEVVPSHKEELNTALKSLQEKLKHNKNIKGEFEKTVQHIKSQAEHTEHQIKQQFEKLHQFLRDEEEATITALREEEEQKKQMMKEKLEEMNRHISTLSHTIKDMEEMTKDNDVCFLKEFPVSMERVQISQPDPQMASGALIHVSRYLGNLQFRVWKKMQDIIQNTPVILDPNTAHPRLALSDDLTSVTSNWNPDPCPNNPERFDWYECVLGSEGFNSGTHCWDVDVKESSYWSLGVATASNQRKGRDFPHSGVWSVGYNLTQSGFLVEQKLDRVRVDLDYDRGTVSFSDPVTNTHLHTFTTTFTDTVFPFFYTLSHLRILQLNSL; translated from the exons ATGGTGAAAATGGCTTCACTATATGAAGATGATTTGTCTTGTCCCGTGTGTCATGAAATCTTCAATGCTCCGGTTGTTTTATCTTGTAGTCACAGTTTCTGTAAAGAGTGTCTTCAACAGTTCTGGAGAACCAAGGAAACACAGGAGTGTCCTGTCTGCAGGAGAAGATCCTCAAGAGATGATCCTCCAAATAATCTTGTGTTAAAAAACTTGTGTGAGTCGTTCCTGAAGGAGAGAAATGAGAGGCGTTCATCAGGATCTGAGGAGATCTGCAGTTTACACAGTGAGAAACTCAAACTCTTCTGTCTGGAGGACAAACAGCCTGTGTGTTTAGTGTGCAGAGATTCACAGAAACACGACAATCACACATTCAGACCCATCAGTGAAGTTGTTCCATCACACAAG GAGGAGCTCAATACAGCACTGAAGTCCTTACAAGAGAAactgaaacacaataaaaacattaaaggagAGTTTGAGAAAACAGTTCAACACATCAAG TCTCAAGCTGAGCACACAGAGCATCAGATTAAACAGCAGTTTGAGAAGcttcatcagtttctcagagatgaagaagaagctacaatcactgcactgagggaggaagaggagcagaagaagcagatgatgaaggagaagctggaggagatgaacagacacatctcaactctttcacacacaatcaAAGACATGGAGGAGATGACGAAAGACAATGACGTCTGCTTTCTGAAG gagtttccaGTCTCAATGGAAAG AGTCCAGATCTCACAGCCGGATCCACAGATGGCTTCTGGAGCTTTGATTCATGTGTCACGTTACTTGGGCAACCTGCAGTTCAGAGTCTGGAAGAAGATGCAGGACATCATCCAAAACA CTCCTGTGATTCTGGATCCAAACACGGCTCATCCACGTCTCGCCCTGTCTGATGATCTGACTAGCGTGACAAGCAACTGGAACCCCGATCCATGTCCTAAtaatccagagagatttgactGGTATGAATGTGTTCTGGGTTCAGAGGGATTTAACTCAGGAACACACTGCTGGGATGTGGACGTTAAAGAGAGTTCATATTGGAGTCTTGGAGTAGCTACAGCATCAAACCAGAGGAAGGGACGTGATTTCCCTCACAGTGGTGTCTGGAGTGTGGGGTACAATCTGACACAGTCTGGATTTCTTGTTGAACAAAAGCTTGATCGTGTGAGAGTTGATCTGGACTATGACAGAGGAACGGTGTCATTCTCTGATCCTGTAACTAACACACatctacacacattcacaaccacCTTCACTGACACAGTCTTTCCATTCTTTTATACTCTTTCCCATCTGAGGATCTTACAGTTAAATAGTTTGTAA